One genomic region from Dermacentor variabilis isolate Ectoservices chromosome 6, ASM5094787v1, whole genome shotgun sequence encodes:
- the LOC142586090 gene encoding uncharacterized protein LOC142586090: protein MASFSEDEEMSEEEIVTILLCYSMTAMLQKLRRAEQPRSRRRRRWWVRPSLQERDRLGQANNLLPLLRDRDVEYYRDFLRMSPSSFDTLMELLGPLIAKKKDRRFRKAIPPDHRLAQVIRLLAVGDTLRSSAFNFLAGRSTTFNLVSEVCLAIWEVLGPICVITPSSPDEWLRK, encoded by the exons ATGGCGAGCTTTTCAGAAGACGAGGAAATGTCGGaagaagaaattgtcacgatTCTCCTCTGCTACTCAATGACGGCTATGCTTCAAAAGCTGCGACGGGCTGAGCAACCAAgatcgcggcggcggcgacggtggTGGGTCCGCCCGTCCTTGCAGGAGCGGGATAGGTTGGGACAGGCGAACAATCTCTTGCCACTGCTTCGCGATCGAGACGTCGAGTACTACAGAGA CTTCCTGCGCATGTCACCCAGCAGCTTTGACACACTGATGGAGCTCCTTGGCCCcctcatcgcaaaaaaaaaagacaggcggTTTCGCAAGGCTATACCTCCAGACCACCGCCTGGCGCAAGTTATCAG ATTGCTGGCTGTTGGCGATACCCTGCGGTCATCTGCCTTTAATTTCTTGGCTGGCAGGTCCACAACGTTCAACCTTGTTTCAGAGGTGTGCCTGGCCATTTGGGAAGTGCTTGGCCCTATATGTGTTATAACGCCATCATCTCCAGATGAATGGTTGAGG AAGTAG